From the genome of Pyxidicoccus trucidator, one region includes:
- a CDS encoding 2OG-Fe(II) oxygenase, which translates to MELTDDEVEALGTRGYFLRAAFLGEARARAVRDEALARVDAGGLRPAGIRRGADHARDTTVRGDLIDWVRPEPGTPLGALWDAFRELGEALSSGAYLGLGRFDLQLACYPGGGAHYARHRDAFPGQSNRRVTAIWYANAGWASAHGGVLRLYPEDTAPVDVEPSLDRLVVFLSEQVEHEVLPAFAPRLALTAWYYGRDAG; encoded by the coding sequence GTGGAGCTGACGGACGACGAGGTCGAAGCGCTGGGGACGCGGGGATATTTCCTCCGCGCCGCGTTCCTGGGCGAGGCGCGGGCGCGCGCGGTGCGGGACGAGGCCCTGGCGCGCGTGGACGCCGGAGGGCTGAGGCCCGCGGGCATCCGGCGCGGCGCGGACCACGCCCGGGACACGACGGTGCGTGGAGACCTCATCGACTGGGTGCGGCCGGAGCCGGGCACACCGCTGGGCGCGCTGTGGGACGCCTTCCGCGAGCTGGGCGAGGCGCTGTCCTCGGGCGCGTACCTGGGGCTGGGGCGCTTCGATTTGCAGCTCGCCTGCTACCCGGGCGGAGGAGCCCACTACGCTCGCCACCGCGACGCCTTCCCCGGGCAGTCCAACCGACGGGTCACGGCCATCTGGTACGCCAACGCCGGCTGGGCATCGGCGCACGGGGGCGTGCTGCGGCTGTACCCCGAGGATACTGCGCCCGTGGACGTGGAGCCGTCGCTGGACCGGCTGGTGGTGTTCCTCAGCGAGCAGGTCGAGCACGAGGTGCTGCCCGCCTTCGCCCCACGCCTTGCGCTCACCGCCTGGTACTACGGACGGGACGCGGGCTGA
- a CDS encoding DUF4230 domain-containing protein has product MAHLSRVLTVILGAALGALGAWLLLRPPPTLLPDTPAVVQQMRDVARLETLDVALYKKVAFTPEPQATDVLWKDVLIWARHAIENPHGRAIVFADAHLGFDFQRFDASHLQVAGTRVYVVLPPLEVKVELRPGETEVIDSNLDSAQTAQLLEKARLAFEQEVRADSRLRKRARDSAERSLRGLLLTLGYREVLFVDTLPTATAG; this is encoded by the coding sequence ATGGCGCACCTGTCACGAGTCCTCACCGTCATCCTGGGTGCCGCGCTCGGAGCACTGGGCGCCTGGCTGCTCCTCCGCCCGCCGCCCACCCTGCTGCCGGACACGCCGGCCGTGGTGCAGCAGATGCGCGACGTGGCCCGGCTGGAGACGCTCGACGTCGCCCTCTACAAGAAGGTGGCCTTCACGCCCGAGCCGCAGGCCACCGACGTGCTGTGGAAGGACGTGCTCATCTGGGCACGGCACGCCATCGAGAACCCGCATGGCCGCGCCATCGTCTTCGCGGACGCGCACCTGGGCTTCGACTTCCAGCGCTTCGACGCGTCCCACCTCCAGGTGGCCGGCACCCGCGTGTACGTGGTGCTGCCGCCGCTGGAGGTGAAGGTGGAGCTGCGCCCCGGCGAGACGGAGGTCATCGACTCCAACCTGGACAGCGCGCAGACGGCGCAGTTGCTGGAGAAGGCCCGCCTCGCCTTCGAACAGGAGGTGCGCGCGGATTCACGCCTCCGCAAGCGCGCCCGGGACTCCGCGGAGCGCTCGCTGCGGGGCCTGCTGCTCACCCTCGGCTACCGCGAGGTGCTCTTCGTGGACACCCTGCCCACGGCCACCGCGGGCTGA
- a CDS encoding SDR family NAD(P)-dependent oxidoreductase: protein MKLLGKAVLVTGASRGLGQALMATFARRGARVVGVARHAGEMEAAAAALRAEGLEAHALAYDVGDKEAIYPLVGAATALVGPIDVLVNNASTLGPTPLPLLLDTACEDLQRVLEVNVVGPFRLTKAVAGSMAVRGQGLVLSISSDAAVSAYPRWGAYSVSKAALEHLSRIWAAELEGTGVAFLNVDPGEMDTRMYRDAVPDADYSKLGRPEAVAARLVALVEGRVESLPSGTRLEASKLEAA from the coding sequence ATGAAGCTATTGGGAAAGGCCGTCCTGGTGACGGGAGCGAGCCGGGGACTGGGGCAGGCGCTGATGGCGACCTTCGCCCGCCGGGGAGCCCGGGTGGTGGGCGTGGCGCGGCACGCCGGGGAGATGGAGGCCGCCGCCGCGGCCCTGCGCGCGGAAGGGCTGGAGGCCCACGCGCTGGCGTACGACGTGGGGGACAAGGAGGCCATCTATCCGCTGGTGGGCGCGGCCACCGCGCTGGTGGGCCCCATCGACGTGCTGGTGAACAACGCGAGCACGCTGGGGCCCACGCCGCTGCCGCTGCTCCTGGACACCGCGTGCGAGGACCTGCAGCGGGTGCTGGAGGTCAACGTGGTGGGCCCCTTCCGGCTCACCAAGGCGGTGGCGGGCAGCATGGCGGTGCGAGGGCAGGGCCTCGTGCTGAGCATCTCCTCGGACGCGGCGGTGTCCGCGTACCCGCGCTGGGGTGCGTACAGCGTGTCCAAGGCGGCGCTGGAGCACCTGTCGCGCATCTGGGCCGCCGAACTGGAGGGCACCGGCGTGGCCTTCCTCAACGTGGATCCGGGGGAGATGGACACGCGGATGTACCGCGACGCGGTGCCGGACGCGGACTACTCGAAGCTGGGCAGGCCGGAGGCGGTGGCGGCGCGCCTCGTCGCGCTGGTGGAGGGGCGGGTGGAGTCACTGCCCTCGGGCACCCGCCTGGAGGCCTCGAAGCTGGAGGCCGCATGA
- a CDS encoding helix-turn-helix domain-containing protein, producing MSDEDLPDRLARNIRTLRETRGATQAQLAKLAGVPRATWANLESGAANPTLSVLHRVAGALQVSLEELIAKPRASARHYPRASLPVRMRGAGLLRKLLPDPLPGMEFDRMELPPQVRITGVPHTPGTREYLACESGELLLIASGERFHLQPGDVVVFRGDQKHSYENPGNKTSVGYSVVLLAPAM from the coding sequence ATGAGCGACGAAGACCTGCCGGACAGGCTGGCGCGCAACATCCGGACGCTGCGCGAGACGCGCGGGGCCACGCAGGCCCAGCTCGCGAAGCTGGCGGGCGTGCCTCGCGCCACGTGGGCCAACCTCGAGTCGGGCGCGGCCAACCCCACGCTGTCCGTGCTGCACCGCGTGGCCGGGGCACTGCAGGTGTCGCTGGAGGAGCTCATCGCGAAGCCCCGGGCGAGCGCCCGCCACTACCCTCGCGCCAGCCTCCCCGTCCGAATGCGCGGCGCGGGCCTGCTGCGCAAGCTGCTGCCCGACCCGCTGCCCGGCATGGAGTTCGACCGGATGGAGCTGCCGCCCCAGGTGCGCATCACCGGCGTGCCCCACACGCCCGGCACCCGCGAGTACCTCGCCTGCGAGTCCGGCGAGCTGCTGCTCATCGCCAGCGGCGAGCGCTTCCACCTCCAGCCCGGCGACGTCGTCGTCTTCCGGGGCGACCAGAAGCACTCGTACGAGAACCCCGGCAACAAGACGTCCGTGGGCTACTCCGTCGTCCTGCTGGCGCCCGCGATGTGA